In Vanrija pseudolonga chromosome 4, complete sequence, a single window of DNA contains:
- the NMRAL1_1 gene encoding NmrA-like family domain-containing protein 1 — translation MASRKIVVFGVTGVQGTSVAKALLADTQHKWHVVGITRNPASRSSKAVAALGVTLAQGDLDDPASYAPAMSGAYGTFINANFWATYRGDSAPAKAAEIRQSSSAVDVALAAGVQHIVYSALESFAPAQELPHFDSKAEVVAYLKATKAPATPLYASYYYSNILGGPRGPVLNLPFPETAVIPSFDPDQIGLWARAAFRDPAKWIGKDMYAAGDSITPKEMAAALSSVVGTPVRALNLSREEFMQLDGDIDHELWLNYLAIVEGRWHRDPKASREIVPEAWDFKTWAENTPEVRERFGV, via the exons ATGGCATCCCGCAAAATCGTAGTGTTCGGCGTCACGGGCGTGCAGGGCACGTCggtcgccaaggcgctcctcgccgacacgcaGCACAAGTGGCACGTTGTCGGCATCACGCGCAACCcagcgagcaggagcagcaagG ccgtcgcggccctcggcgtAACCCTCGCCcagggcgacctcgacgacccggcCTCGTACGCGCCAGCCATGTCCGGCGCGTACGGCACCTTCATCAACGCAAACT TCTGGGCGACGTACCGCGGCGACTCGGCCCCAGCGAAAGCCGCCGAGATCCGCCAGAGCTCctccgccgtcgacgtcgcgctcgcggctgGTGTGCAGCACATCGTCTACTCTGCCCTCGAGAGCTTTGCGCCCGCGCAGGAGCTGCCGCATTTCGACTCCAAGGCTGAGG TCGTGGCCTATCTCAAGGCCACCAAGGCCCCCGCCACTCCCCTCTACGCGTCCTACTACTACTCCAACATCCTCGGCGGTCCGCGCGGCCCAGTGCTCAACCTCCCCTTCCCCGAGACGGCCGTCATCCCCTCGTTTGACCCCGACCAGATTGGGCTgtgggcgcgcgccgcgttcCGCGACCCGGCCAAGTGGATCG GCAAGGACATGTACGCTGCCGGTGACAGCATCACGCCCAAggagatggcggcggcgctgtccAGCGTCGTGGGCACCccggtgcgcgcgctcaacctcTCGCGCGAGGAATTCAtgcagctcgacggcgatATCGACCACGAGCTGTGGCTCAACTACCTCGCCATTGTggaggg CCGCTGGCACCGCGACCCCAAGGCCAGTCGCGAGATTGTGCCCGAGGCTTGGGACTTTAAGACGTGGGCTGAGAACACGCCCGAGGTGAGGGAGCGCTTCGGTGTGTAG
- the NMRAL1_2 gene encoding NmrA-like family domain-containing protein 1, with amino-acid sequence MASRKIVVFGVTGIQGASVAKALLADTENKWDVVGITRDPASKGSKAVADLGVTLAQGDLDDPASYAPALAGAYGAFINANFWANYKGDAAPAKATEIRQCSGAVDAALAAGVKHIVYSALESFAPAQELPHFDSKAEVVAYLKKLNAPATPLYTAYYYSNVFMSAKGAVLDLPIPEDAVIPAFDAGQIGLWARAAFRDPAKWIGKDMYAAGENITAKQIAAVLSQVAGHEVRPLNYTREQFLELDKNGALDHEIWLNYLAIVEDRWHRDVKASREIAPDAWDFKTWAENNAAAIKEHFVAA; translated from the exons atggcATCCCGCAAGATTGTAGTCTTCGGCGTCACGGGCATCCAAGGCGCGTCGGTCGCCAAAGCGCTCCTCGCGGACACCGAGAACAAGTGGGACGTGGTCGGGATCACGCGCGACCCGGCGAGCAAGGGGTCTAAGG CCGtagccgacctcggcgtgaCACTCGCCcagggcgacctcgacgacccggcGAGCTACGCGCccgcgctggccggcgcGTACGGCGCGTTCATCAACGCGAACT TCTGGGCGAACTACaagggcgacgcggcgcccgcCAAGGCGACCGAGATCCGCCAGTGctccggcgccgtcgacgcggcgctcgcggcagGCGTCAAGCACATCGTGTACTCTGCGCTCGAGAGCTTTGCGCCCGCGCAGGAGCTGCCGCATTTCGATTCCAAggccgagg TCGTCGCATacctcaagaagctcaacGCGCCCGCCACGCCCCTCTACACGGCGTACTACTACTCGAACGTGTTCATGAGCGCCAagggcgccgtgctcgacctcccgatccccgaggacgcggtcATCCCTGCGTTTGACGCGGGCCAGATTGGGCTctgggcgcgcgccgcgttcCGCGACCCGGCCAAGTGGATTG GCAAGGACATGTATGCCGCCGGCGAAAACATCACGGCCAAGCAGATTGCCGCGGTGCTCTCCCAGGTCGCGGGGCACGAGGTCCGCCCGCTCAACTACACGCGCGAGCAGTTCCTCGAGCTGGACAAGAACGGCGCGCTGGACCACGAGATCTGGCTTAACTACCTCGCGATTGTGGAGGA CCGCTGGCACCGCGACGTCAAGGCTAGCCGCGAGATCGCGCCCGACGCTTGGGACTTCAAGACCTGGGCTGAGAACAACGCGGCCGCCATCAAGGAGCACTTTGTCGCGGCATAG
- the cdc14 gene encoding Cell division control protein 14, whose product MYIPTHAPMHIPACDLQPCDLRRRAPRDCTACHLRTPHSAGRPLMRRCGCVTLAACARSVLLLTSRWGVGGSRNLPSQVFVLFSHLDAYVETGQSPSRRQASPPCHSPSPLQGTPATRHPSFTFAGPNPHKHCLAAPRDCLSLSHTTLPTSFPTPFCCASHPPTPPPAAAMSSSETPAPPRDKPRRPRPSGHRKSLSTSALAVMSGAPPLTATPGRAGTGAGGNPVPPLPPMSRGAKKSALPPLPPVRESMSSVDIAGLARRPSWQGTDGAQQQQHQAEGDGDAVFALNELRSLRSSGRRRQKALAILKTVLVSACAGKDNSTVSLVDLLELEPHTPLLALLGRHTASLAKRASASSLPVGDDLARHLCPEIDIALSVLQGLSLLGSACKKAVGERWAMEMFLDLLLLLRAQQPADGEHPTVYVLLDLLFCVLVDSPVHARTFEELQGLEAVTRVLRGTGVAKDVRMKCCEFLYFYLLPEGATAMPDLAAKVPQGVLAALAPGAGLPPSLDSSTSSAATGNAPSLPPSPNRSRLTSEAPRPASPERRWADLDLPFVPETPRKPPRPSLGFQTPATNRRASNLNSSASSNAMTPATPALKSERRRSTAPRSDDEGSLTRKDSAAWAAVSKTGLGGANLQRRRSTASQGYTSEGGSRTSSGSGSRTSSGSSSSTVTAVPRRLASQVSPQSRESSMTPSSAAPSPRVLAPSPAGGPSPGMPRLPRSSTQPTLASADTGSIMRRPSKLSKSSLAEPVLETSQAAQMPRVPSQVMSQPPVASSATPSTPAAGRPPRMRHSRTQSALADLGGTPVQRSRGFPSDLTRGMLPGAPTNSPAPLSPARRVSSGARPKAAPAKGDMRSVEQKKNMLGQWLGNVDQLVQGVEKVGFWGSKHV is encoded by the exons ATGTACATTCCCACCCATGCGCCTATGCATATCCCAGCCTGCGATCTCCAGCCGTGTgatctccgccgccgcgccccgcgtGACTGCACGGCCTGCCATCTCAGGACGCCACACAGCGCAGGGCGGCCACTGATGCGACGGTGTGGCTGCGTGACGCTGGCGGCTTGCGCTCGGagcgtgttgttgttgaccagtcggtggggggtgggggggagtCGCAACCTACCCAGTCAGGTCTTTGTCTTGTTCTCGCACCTCGATGCATACGTCGAGACTGGCCAgtcgccgtctcgtcgccaAGCATCCCCGCCCTGCCattccccctcccccctccagGGCACAcccgccacacgccacccGTCATTTACTTTTGCGGGACCAAATCCGCATAAACATTGCCTCGCTGCCCCCCGCGACTGCCTTTCTTTGTCGCACACAACACTGCCAACATCCTTTCCCACCCCTTTCTGTTGTGcatcacacccacccaccccaccgccagcagccgcaaTGAGCAGCTCCGAGACGCCTGCTCCACCCCGCGACAAGCCGCGCAGGCCCAGGCCGAGCGGGCACCGCAAGTCGCTCTCCACCTCCGCCTTAGCCGTCATGTCCGGCGCCCCACCGCTGACAGCGACCCCCGGCCGCGCGGGCACAGGCGCGGGAGGCAACCCCGTCCCCCCGCTACCGCCCATGTCGCGCGGCGCAAAGAAGTCGGCCTTGCCACCGCTCCCTCCGGTCCGGGAGAGCATGAGCTCGGTTGACATTGCCGGGCTCGCGCGCAGGCCCTCGTGGCAAGGCACCGACGgagcacaacaacaacagcaccAGGCCGAGGGTGACGGCGATGCGGTGTTTGCGCTCAACGAG CTGCGCTCCCTCAGGAGCTcgggtcgtcgccgccagaAGGCCTTGGCGATCTTGAAGACGGTCCTTGTATCAGCCTGCGCAGGCAAGGACAACTCCACGGTGTCCCTTGTTGATCTCCTTGAACTCGAGC CCCACACtccgctcctcgcgctgctcggaCGTCACacggcctcgctcgccaagcgggcctccgcctcgtctctccctgtcggcgacgacctcgctcgccacctATGCCCCGAGATCGACATTGCGCTGTCAGTTCTCCAGGGCCTCAGCTTGCTCGGATCGGCATGCAAGAAGGCTGTCGGCGAGCGCTGGGCTATGGAG ATGTTCCTCGACTTGCTGCTTCTCCTCAGGGCCCAGCAACCCGCAGACGGCGAGCATCCAACTGTATATGTCCTACTCGACCTCTTGTTCtgtgtcctcgtcgactcgcccGTGCACGCCCGAACGTTTGAGGAGCTCCAGGGCTTGGAGGCTGTCACCCGGGTCCTGCGCGGCACCGGTGTGGCCAAGGACGTGAG GATGAAATGCTGCGAGTTCCTCTACTTCTACCTCCTCCCAGAAGGTGCAACTGCCATGCCAGACCTCGCTGCCAAGGTCCCTCAAGGCGTGCTGGCTGCGCTCGCTCCAGGCGcgggcttgccgccgtcaCTCGACTCGTCCACCAGCTCGGCAGCCACCGGCAACGCTCCGTCGCTCCCACCCTCTCCCAACCGCAGCCGCCTGACATCGGAAGCCCCTCGCCCTGCATCGCCGGAGCGCCGCTGGGCTGATCTTGACCTGCCCTTCGTCCCAGAGACTCCGCGCaagccgccccgccccagtcTTGGATTCCAGACGCCAGCCACCAACCGGCGCGCGTCAAACTTGAACTCGAGTGCGAGCTCCAACGCCATGACCCCAGCTACCCCGGCGCTCAAGTCggagcggcgccgctcgacagcaccacgcagcgacgacgagggctcGCTGACCCGCAAGGACTCGGCGGCATGGGCTGCCGTATCCAAGACAGGTCTGGGAGGTGCCAacctccagcgccgccgcagcaccgcGAGCCAGGGTTACACCAGCGAAGGAGGATCGCGGACGAGCTCTGGCAGCGGCTCGCGGACCAGCTCGGggtcgtcatcgtcgactGTCACTGCGGTCCCGCGCAGACTTGCCAGCCAGGTGTCTCCGCAATCCCGAGAGTCATCCatgacgccgtcgtctgCTGCACCGTCGCCTCGCGTCCTCGCGCCATCCCCAGCCGGTGGTCCGTCGCCCGGCATGCCGCGCCTtccgcgctcctcgacccaGCCGACCTTAGCGTCCGCCGACACCGGCTCCATCATGAGACGGCCGAGCAAGCTCTCCaagtcgtcgttggcggAGCCTGTGCTCGAGACgtcgcaggcggcgcagatGCCAAGAGTCCCGTCGCAGGTCATGTCGCAGCCGCCGGTCGCGTCGTCTGCGACTCCCTCCACCCCTGCCGCTGGTCGCCCACCTCGGATGCGCCACTCGAGAACGCAGTCTGCACTCGCAGACTTAGGTGGGACCCCGGTGCAGCGTTCGCGCGGGTTCCCGTCTGACCTGACGCGGGGCATGCTTCCAGGAGCGCCAACCAACTCGCCAGCGCCGTTAAGCCCGGCTCGTCGGGTCTCTTCGGGTGCAAGGCCCAAAGCCGCGCCAGCCAAGGGCGACATGCGGTCTGTGGAGCAGAAGAAGAACATG CTCGGGCAGTGGCTTGGAAATGTCGACCAGTTGGTGCAAGGTGTTGAGAAGGTTGGCTTCTGGGGCTCGAAGCATGTGTAG
- the DTD1 gene encoding D-aminoacyl-tRNA deacylase 1, translating to MRAVVQRVLNASVTVDGKVISAIDKGLMVLVGVERNDTPADASWIIKKILAAKLWDDATTGAWRKNVADIEGEVLCVSQFTLFANFKGARPDFHESMSTIPGKAAYHAFLDEIRQTYRADRIKDGEFGAMMQVALVNDGPVTVMFDSRDRAPKSRGTSGASTPTASPEELAKAKLAARAEKKAEWERRKAAGDVPPGLRGKGESVGEGKAE from the exons ATGCGCGCCGTCGTTCAACGCGTCCTCAACGCCAGTGTAAcag TCGATGGCAAGGTCATCAGCGCGATCGACAAGGGCCTGATGGtgctggtcggcgtcgagcgga ACGACACACCagccgacgcgtcgtggaTCATCAAGAAGATCCTGGCCGCCAAGCTGTGGGACGATGCGACGACTGGCGCGTGGCGCAAGAACGTGGCGGAtatcgagggcgaggtgttGTGTG TGTCGCAGTTCACCCTGTTTGCAAATTTCAAGGGCGCGCGGCCAGACTTCCACGAGTCGATG TCGACCATCCCAGGAAAGGCAGCGTACcacgccttcctcgacgagatcCGGCAGACGTACCGCGCAGACAGgatcaaggacggcgagttCGGCGCCATGATGCAGGTTGCGCTGGTCAACGAC GGCCCCGTGACCGTCATGTTCGACTCGCGCGACCGCGCCCCGAAGAGCAGGGGCACGTCGGGCGCCAGCACGCCCACCGCCAGccccgaggagctcgccaaggccaagcttgCTGCGCGggcggagaagaaggccgagtgGGAGCGGCggaaggcggcgggcgaTGTGCCGCCTGGGTTGAGGGGGAAGGGCGAGAGCGTGGGGGAGGGCAAGGCGGAATGA
- the SPCC23B6.04c_1 gene encoding CRAL-TRIO domain-containing protein: MASFFRRAAPAASASSPAKETPASTTEIYTVPPEGVKAVKKWDYNEEQLAQIEELKEYTATIALPESDDYYPWEQRFLADIGTHARYMRAAKWKLDDAKKRIKATMEWRREFRPETIEPGDVAIEAETGKIIITGFDKDARPIIYMRPSRENTDTSPRQIRHLIYVLERAIDIMPENQEQVAIVVDYKSATSSKTPSISTGLKVLNILQHHYVERLGRGLVINMPWWINAFFSGIQPFMDPITRDKIRFNPTLTELIDPQQLDLEYGGEYNLEFNKDVYWKTITEFCRITPEGGRVDPDGGNKWYPPSGNGIKYAVDNFKPAAEADAPRSPTATTIASAPSVDQLATPAEDATGLAENLSKATISEKKAGEESEETTPTPVTPAVAA; the protein is encoded by the exons ATGGCATCATTTttccgtcgcgccgcgccggcggcttcggcttcgtCGCCCGCCAAGGAGACACCCGCGTCCACGACCGAGATCTACACTGTCCCACCAgagggcgtcaaggccgtcaaGAAGTGGGACTACAACGAGGAGCAGCTTGCCCAG Attgaggagctcaaggag TACACTGCGACGATTGCGCTGCCCGAAAGTGACGACTACTACCCGTGGGAGCAGCGCTTCCTTGCCGACATtggcacgcacgcgcgctaCATGAGAGCCGCCAAGTGGAAGCTCGATGATGCCAAGAAGCGCATCAAGGCGACGATGGAGTGGCGCCGCGAGTTCCGCCCAGAGACGATTGAACCTGGAGACGTCGCCATTGAGGCTGAAACTGGCAAGAT CATCATCACCGGCTTCGACAAGGACGCCCGCCCGATCATCTACATGCGCCCTTCGCGCGAGAACACGGACACGTCTCCTCGCCAGATCCGCCACCTGATCTACGTACTGGAGCGCGCGATCGACATCATGCCCGAGAACCAGGAGCAGGTGGCCATTGTGGTCGACTACAAGTCTGCCACGTCGTCCAAGACGCCCTCGATCAGCACGGGTCTCAAGGTGCTCAACATCCTGCAGCACCACTATGTCGAGCGCCTgggccgcggcctcgtcaTCAACATGCCGTGGTGGATCAACGCCTTCTTCAGCGGTATCCAGCCCTTCATGGACCCGATCACGCGCGACAAGATCCGCTTCAACCCGACGCTTACCGAGCTCATCGACccgcagcagctcgacctcgagtaCGGCGGCGAGTACAACCTCGAGTTCAACAAGGACGTGTACTGGAAGACGATCACCGAGTTCTGCCGCATCACGCCCGAGggcggccgtgtcgaccccgacggcggcaacaagTGGTACCCTCCCTCGGGCAACGGCATCAAGTATGCCGTTGACAACTTCAAgcccgcggccgaggccgatgcgCCCCGCTCGCCTACGGCCACGACGATCGCCAGCGCGCCCagcgtcgaccagctcgccacgcccgccgaggacgccacGGGGCTCGCAGAGAACCTCTCCAAGGCGACCATCtcggagaagaaggcgggcgaggagagcgaggagacgaccccgacgccggtCACCCCCGCTGTTGCTGCGTAA
- the NMRAL1_0 gene encoding NmrA-like family domain-containing protein 1: MDLHAASFMGMTVPDDFVVKAATKPASPTRKSSTPPIAIPVPGKPRMRSPSMLATSVASNTSSVSASASTASSSGVGGGGSGGDSPMQAPRPLRARGSTLSGAPHHAPRPHISILSSSPTRTPFAVDDSLVTPLSLTGSSPLSAFGVSPAGRPGFGRSESNSMPVTRVATPSSPTTGARTSPKMNGSVGLARAPSPQQQQNATSPPKSPKSKGMSFLTHKMGKLLDFDGMLGPLDPNRVASMLTRDPTPTVVFGAETEAGYAVVRALLNARSWAVVALVVDDTNEMCAQLRDDGVPVIQVDMDNPGSYAKHLKGAKAVYLSTNVIALHAILVHQPEPKRTEFARAADLCQLTKAVHACARAKVGHVVFRTNSCGHEVSLNTMSTCGVFHDAPEELLSAGVPTTTLHSSVPYNRVVTWLRNGPDGSLVLDIPVPDDTKIPFFAIEQTGEYVLAALNNPKRWVGKDMYCQSELFTPTEIAALLSKMSGRKVDTAHVTRAQFDSLESHERLTCRWDAWAQLVRGEYRPEPYMFPTAADVPNQWSWQEWQGSNLELHQVLRGEIPVPNKDDPDRHLKETETLAQQS; the protein is encoded by the exons ATGGAcctgcacgccgcctcgtTCATGGGCATGACGGTGCCCGACGACTTTGTCGTCAAGGCGGCCACGAAACCCGCGAGCCCGACAAGGAagagcagcacgccgccgatcgCCATCCCCGTCCCAGGCAAGCCGCGCATG CGCTCCCCTTCCATGCTCGCCACATCAGTCGCGAGCAACACGAGCTCGGTATCGGCGTCAGCCTcgacagccagcagcagcggcgtcggcggcggcggcagcggcggcgactcgcCAATGcaggcgccgcgccccctccgcgcgcggggcagcacgctgagcggcgcgccgcaccatgcgccgcggccgcacATCTCCATCctcagctcgtcgccgacacgcaccCCGTTCGCAGTGGACGACAGCCTCGTCACGCCGCTATCGCTcacgggctcgtcgccgctctcggCCTTTGGTGTGTCCCCGGCCGGCCGCCCCGGGTTCGGGCGCAGCGAGTCCAACTCGATGCCCGTCACGCGTGTCgccacgccctcgagcccgaccacgggggcgcgcacgtcgcccaAGATGAACGGCAgcgtcgggctcgcgcgcgcgcccagcccgcagcagcagcagaacgCGACGTCCCCGCCCAAATCGCCCAAGTCAAAGGGCATGTCCTTCCTCACGCACAAGATGGGCAAGCTGCTCGATTTCGACGGCATGCTCGGccccctcgaccccaacCGCGTCGCCAGCATGCTCACCCGCGACCCCACGCCGACGGTCGTGTTTGGCGCCGAGACGGAAGCCGGGTATGCGGTTgtccgcgcgctcctcaacGCGCGGTCgtgggccgtcgtcgcgcttgtcgtcgacgacaccaacgAAATGTGTGCACAgctccgcgacgacggcgtgcccgtTATCCAGGTCGATATGGACAACCCAGGCAGCTACGCAAAGCACCTCAAGGGTGCCAAGGCGGTCTATCTGTCTACCAATG TCATCGCGCTCCACGCCATCCTCGTTCACcagcccgagcccaagcGAACAGAGtttgcgcgcgccgcagacCTGTGCCAGCTCACCAAGGCCGTCCATGCCTGCGCGCGTGCAAAGGTCGGCCATGTCGTCTTCCGCACAAACTCGTGCGGCCACGAGGTCAGCCTCAACACCATGTCGACGTGTGGTGTCTTCCATGATG CGCCTGAGGAGTTGCTCTCTGCTGGAGTGCCTACAACAACTCTCCACTCGTCGGTGCCCTACAACCGCGTCGTGACGTGGCTGCGCAACGGCCCAgacggctcgctcgtgctTGACATCCCCGTGCCCGACGACACCAAGATTCCCTTCTTTGCTATCGAGCAGACTGGCGAAtacgtcctcgccgccctcaacAACCCCAAGCGCTGGGTCG GCAAGGACATGTACTGCCAGTCCGAGCTATTCACGCCCACCGAGATTGCAGCCCTCCTGTCCAAGATGTCGGGCCGCAAGGTCGACACGGCACACGTCACGCGGGCCCAGTTCGACTCGCTCGAGTCGCACGAGCGTCTCACATGTCGCTGGGACGCATGGGCGCAGCTCGTTCGCGGAGAGTACCGCCCCGAGCCTTACATGTTCcccacggccgccgacgtgccAAACCAGTGGAGCTGGCAGGAGTGGCAGGGCAGCAACCTCGAGCTGCACCAGGTCCTCCGGGGCGAAATCCCTGTCCCAAACAAGGACGACCCGGATCGGCACCTCAAGGAGACGGAGACTCTGGCCCAGCAGTCTTAG
- the NCU08303 gene encoding Lon protease 2, peroxisomal produces MSKQTYLPATLALIPLPKPVVLFPFLQVSITLGTEAVSHILSGLSEQSESAKQDSRERYVAAVPVAEGDRRVGRWATAARVKRIYRAHKDDDVWTVVLEGLSRIHLPRSLPPILSVLPPLPLPVSTYSLPVPSPARPSINLLPAATKLLSPELHPKLAALPPSIQADLLASSLRFDWDVRVELLSTPDVDDRCARVREVMLALLSAKGIGPPDDSALATPPGQSSALVRRRPQKDGAPSKMQLPDDLKPLEATLQKRGSEMSPEAAQAVQRELQRLSKIPSQAAEYGVAKTYCEWLLALPWGRVSEGKRVDLEAARKMLDDEHEGLAEVKRRVIEYLAVYRLRRDLWEEQKKEDAAAEAAEVSKNVDEGVALDDNAAGDVATTNASAPSPTDANRQSAPIPKSADVDGPPNNVFRDKAPILLLVGPPGVGKTSIARSIANALGRKFHRISLGGVRDEAEIRGHRRTYVGALPGLFVQGLRKVTVSNPIILLDELDKVGTSNYHGDPAAALLETLDPAQNWAFHDHYLGDVPIDLSQVTFVATANSLDTISPPLLDRCEVIECPGYVTDEKLAIARRFLLPKQTVENGLGKSGVITSDQVLTRVVNEYTREAGVRSLEREIAKLCRAKAVEYSTSRDGGATYNPEIVADDLERILGMAKYEQELREQDIRPGVVTGLAYRGSGNGGILLIESTLIPGGKGRLQLTGSLGDVIRESAELALAWVKSHGPALGLGTDPLRDVDIHLHFPAGAVKKDGPSAGTAILLTFVSLLTGRPVPPTIALTGEVTLRGAVTAVGGIREKLLGAHRAGITRCILPAQNEKDTHDLPPSARSMSLTFVRTVEQLLEEVWGRDTLEGLRRTDLARL; encoded by the exons ATGTCAAAGCAAACTTACCTGCCAGCAACGCTGGCGCTCATCCCGCTCCCCAAACCAGTCGTCCTCTTCCCCTTCCTCCAGGTCTCCATCACACTCGGCACCGAGGCAGTCAGCCACATCTTGTCGGGCCTCTCGGAGCAATCAGAGAGCGCCAAACAAGACTCGCGTGAGAGGTACGTCGCGGCCGTCCCCGTGGCAGAGGGCGATCGTCGCGTAGGGCGCTGGGCAACTG CTGCCCGCGTCAAGCGCATCTATCGTGCCCACAAGGATGACGATGTCTGGACTGTTGTCCTCGAGGGTCTG TCGCGAATTCATCTCCcccgctccctccctcccatcCTCTCCGTCCTCCCGCCACTCCCCCTCCCCGTCAGCACCTACTCGCTCCCCGTCCCTtcgccagccaggccaaGCATCAACTTGCTGCCGGCCGCCACCAAGCTCCTGTCCCCCGAGCTCCACCCAAAGCTCGCCGCTCTGCCCCCCTCGATCCAGGCCGACTTGCTCGCCAGCAGCCTCCGCTTCGACTGGGACGTTAGGGTCGAGCTCTTGTCCACTCCGGACGTGGACGACAGATGCGCACGGGTGCGTGAGGTAATGCTCGCACTCCTTAGTGCCAAAGGAATCGGACCCCCCGACGACAGTGCGCTCGCTACCCCTCCCGGCCAGTCTTCTGCCcttgtccgccgccgcccccagaAGGACGGTGCCCCTTCCAAGATGCAGCTCCCCGACGACCTCAAGCCTCTCGAGGCGACTCTTCAGAAACGTGGTAGCGAAATGAGTCCCGAGGCCGCACAGGCCGTCCAGCGGGAACTTCAGCGCCTCAGCAAGATCCCGTCCCAGGCGGCAGAGTACGGCGTGGCCAAGACTTATTGCGAATGgcttctcgccctccccTGGGGCCGTGTGagcgagggcaagcgcgtcgacctcgaggcggcgaggaagatgcttgacgacgagcacgagggccTCGCAGAGGTCAAGCGCCGTGTCATCGAGTACCTGGCCGTCtaccgcctccgccgcgacCTCTGGGAGGAGCAGAAGAAGGAAGACGCTGCGGCAGAGGCTGCCGAAGTGTCCAAGAACGTCGACGAAGGTGTCGCCCTTGACGATAACGCGGCTGGCGACGTTGCCACCACCAACGCCTCGGCTCCGTCGCCTACGGACGCCAACCGGCAGTCGGCTCCTATCCCCAAGAGCGCTGACGTTGACGGCCCCCCTAACAACGTCTTCCGCGACAAGGCGCCTATCCTGCTGCTTGTGGGGCCTCCGGGTGTCGGCAAGACGAGTATTGCACGCTCCATTGCGAATGCCCTGGGCCGCAAGTTCCACCGCATTTCGCTTGGAGGTGTGAGGGACGAGGCGGAAATTCGCGGCCACCGCAGGAC TTATGTCGGTGCGCTTCCTGGTCTGTTCGTCCAAGGCCTTCGCAAGGTCACCGTGTCGAACCCGATTATTCTGC tcgacgagctggacaaGGTTGGAACTTCCAACTACCATGGCgaccccgctgctgcccttCTCGAGACCCTGGACCCCGCTCAGAACTGGGCCTTCCACGACCACTACCTGGGCGACGTCCCCATTGACCTCAGCCAGGTTACCTTTGTCGCCACGGCCAACTCGCTCGACACGATCAGCCCGCCGTTGCTCGACCGTTGCGAGGTCATCGAGTGCCCAGGCTACGTCAccgacgagaagctcgcCATTGCCCGTCGCTTCCTTCTGCCCAAGCAGACCGTTGAGAATGGCCTCGGCAAGAGTGGTGTCATCACCAGCGACCAGGTCCTCACCCGCGTCGTCAACGAGTACACTCGGGAAGCCGGTGTGCGTTCGCTTGAGCGCGAGATTGCCAAGCTCTGCAGAGCCAAGGCAGTCGAgtactcgacgtcgcgcgacggcggtgccaCATACAACCCGGAGattgtcgccgacgaccttgagCGTATCCTCGGCATGGCCAAGTACGAGCAAGAGCTCCGCGAGCAGGACATTCGCCCTGGCGTCGTCACTGGCCTTGCCTACCGTGGCTCGGGCAACGGAGGCATCCTTCTCATCGAGAGCACGCTCATCCCCGGTGGCAAGGGCCGCCTGCAGTTGACTGGCAGCCTTGGTGACGTTATCCGCGAGAGTgccgagcttgcccttgcctgGGTCAAGTCGCACGGCCCGGCGCTGGGTCTGGGAACCGACCCGCTCCGTGACGTGGATATCCACCTCCACttccccgccggcgccgtcaagAAGGACGGCCCGAGTGCTGGCACTGCCATCCTCTTGACGTTTGTCAGTCTCCTCACTGGCCGCCCTGTTCCGCCGACCATTGCCTTGACTGGCGAGGTCACTCTTCGTGGCGCCGTCACTGCCGTTGGCGGCATCCGCGAGAAGCTGCTCGGTGCGCACCGTGCCGGCATCACCAGGTGCATTCTGCCCGCGCAGAACGAGAAGGACACGCACGAcctgccgcccagcgcgcggtCGATGAGCCTGACGTTTGTGCGcaccgtcgagcagctgctcgaggaggtgtGGGGTcgcgacacgctcgagggcCTGCGTCGCACCGACCTGGCGCGGTTGTAa